From Cellulomonas chengniuliangii, the proteins below share one genomic window:
- the nadA gene encoding quinolinate synthase NadA — MSLTVTPPSAFNEPAPSALLLLGRGADLASERGVECPGDLPAASDPDLVDRARAARAALGDRAFVLGHHYQRDEVIDFADVTGDSFKLAREAAARPEAEFILFCGVHFMAESADILTSDAQQVVLPDLAAGCSMADMAAIHQVEDAWDVLLDAGVAEDTVPVTYMNSSAAIKAFTGRHGGTVCTSSNAHVALRWAFDRVGGVEGSGKVLFMPDQHLGRNTAVRQLGLSLDDCVVFDPRKPGGGLTAQELRDARMILWRGHCSVHGRFTERNVVEARAAVPGINVIVHPECRHEVVAAADQVGSTEHIIKALDAAEPGSAWAIGTELNLVRRLANAHPDKQVHYLDSTVCFCSTMNRIDLPHLVWAMESLVAGRVVNRIVVDPDDARWARAALDQMLALPGI, encoded by the coding sequence GTGAGCCTCACCGTCACCCCGCCGTCCGCCTTCAACGAGCCGGCGCCGTCTGCGCTGCTGCTGCTCGGTCGTGGCGCCGACCTGGCCTCTGAACGCGGGGTCGAGTGCCCCGGCGACCTGCCAGCGGCCAGTGACCCCGACCTCGTCGACCGGGCCCGGGCGGCCCGCGCCGCGCTCGGCGACCGGGCGTTCGTGCTCGGCCACCACTACCAGCGCGACGAGGTCATCGACTTCGCCGACGTCACGGGCGACTCGTTCAAGCTCGCGCGCGAGGCGGCCGCCCGCCCGGAGGCCGAGTTCATCCTCTTCTGCGGCGTCCACTTCATGGCGGAGTCCGCGGACATCCTGACCTCTGACGCGCAGCAGGTCGTGCTCCCGGACCTCGCCGCCGGCTGCTCGATGGCGGACATGGCCGCCATCCACCAGGTCGAGGACGCCTGGGACGTGCTGCTGGACGCCGGCGTGGCCGAGGACACCGTGCCGGTCACGTACATGAACTCCTCGGCGGCGATCAAGGCGTTCACCGGCCGGCACGGGGGGACGGTCTGCACGTCGTCCAACGCGCACGTCGCCCTGCGCTGGGCCTTCGACCGCGTCGGCGGCGTGGAGGGCTCCGGCAAGGTGCTGTTCATGCCCGACCAGCACCTCGGCCGCAACACCGCGGTGCGCCAGCTGGGACTGTCGCTGGACGACTGCGTCGTCTTCGACCCCCGCAAGCCCGGCGGCGGGCTCACTGCCCAGGAGCTGCGGGACGCCCGGATGATCCTGTGGCGGGGGCACTGCTCCGTGCACGGGCGGTTCACCGAGCGCAACGTGGTCGAGGCCCGAGCGGCCGTCCCGGGGATCAACGTGATCGTGCACCCGGAGTGCCGCCACGAGGTCGTCGCAGCGGCCGACCAGGTGGGCTCGACCGAGCACATCATCAAGGCGCTGGACGCGGCCGAGCCCGGCTCGGCGTGGGCGATCGGCACCGAGCTGAACCTGGTCCGGCGCCTCGCGAACGCCCACCCGGACAAGCAGGTGCACTACCTGGACTCGACGGTGTGCTTCTGCTCCACGATGAACCGCATCGACCTGCCGCACCTCGTGTGGGCCATGGAGTCGCTCGTGGCGGGCAGGGTCGTCAACCGCATCGTCGTCGACCCCGACGACGCCCGCTGGGCACGCGCCGCCCTGGACCAGATGCTGGCGCTGCCCGGGATCTGA